In a genomic window of Chaetodon trifascialis isolate fChaTrf1 chromosome 8, fChaTrf1.hap1, whole genome shotgun sequence:
- the LOC139334863 gene encoding matrix remodeling-associated protein 8-like, protein MHLDMTLLQILALLFLPGAWGQSSSSGSRLGVVVEAKNVTLPAGSKAVLPCHSPRMVWTRDRLKDRQRVVHWDLVRSSPEYSVERVLDMSPGARQRVYNGLNKGRISIPDSAFKDGNFSLIINNVATTDKGVYTCNLHHHYCQIHQSIQIQLNVTKSARREKRFWDGDKTVFVVLLGSSVALPCVNRRPLWREGLQEDQQQVAHWDFQAPGVRPDQADRLVDLYASGERRDYGPLFAQSKMSVAEDAFTLGDFSLSISDLRPVDKGLYSCHLHHHYCGLQERRIFRLTVGPPLPSAPTTEPRVFQNDVPEPRTEEVESSRVVNVILPEHRGYFVQHLGYFLATFVLLAVIVVAVIVLTRRRKSRGQDYELRRSDRGRAISGGEMSLDCTELKTCNQEPLNSDYKNNLLKERGMAKDCNTDFDGKLWK, encoded by the exons ttCTTGCTTTGCTCTTCCTGCCAGGAG CATGgggccagagcagcagcagcggcagcaggcttggtgtggtggtggaggcCAAGAACGTTACCCTCCCTGCAGGGTCAAAGGCTGTTCTGCCCTGCCACAGCCCCCGCATGGTGTGGACCCGGGACAGACTGAAGGACCGTCAGAGGGTGGTGCACTGGGACTTGGTCCGCAGCAGCCCAGAGTATTCTGTGGAGCGAGTCCTGGACATGTCTCCTGGAGCGCGCCAGAGGGTCTACAATGGCCTGAACAAGGGACGCATTTCCATCCCAGACTCTGCGTTCAAAGACGGCAACTTCTCCCTTATCATCAACA ATGTGGCCACAACTGACAAAGGAGTTTATACGTGTAATCTGCACCATCACTACTGCCAGATTCACCAGTCCATTCAAATCCAGCTCAATGTCACAAAGTCAG CTCGGAGGGAGAAACGTTTCTGGGATGGAGACAAGACTGTGTTCGTGGTCTTGTTAGGCAGCTCAGTGGCACTGCCCTGTGTGAACCGGCGCCCCCTGTGGAGAGAGGGCCTCCAGGAGGACCAGCAGCAGGTAGCTCACTGGGACTTCCAGGCCCCTGGGGTGCGTCCTGACCAGGCTGACCGCCTGGTGGACCTCTACGCCTCCGGAGAGCGCCGGGATTATGGCCCGCTCTTCGCCCAGAGCAAGATGAGTGTGGCGGAGGATGCTTTTACCTTAGGGGACTTCTCGCTGTCCATTTCTGACTTGAGACCTGTCGATAAAGGCCTGTACTCCTGCCACCTGCATCACCACTACTGCGGCCTGCAGGAGAGACGCATCTTCAGGCTCACGGTGGGACCTCCACTCCCCTCCGCTCCCACTACAGAACCCAGAGTTTTCCAGAATGACGTGCCAGAGCCAA GGACTGAAGAGGTGGAGAGCTCGCGTGTGGTGAATGTCATCCTCCCGGAGCATCGTGGTTACTTTGTGCAGCATTTGGGCTATTTCCTGGCAACCTTCGTACTGCTGGCGGTCATCGTCGTCGCTGTCATTGTTCTGACTCGACGACGCAAAAGCAGAG GGCAGGACTATGAGCTACGTCGATCTGATCG GGGACGTGCGATCAGTGGAGGGGAAATGTCATTAGACTGCACAGAGCTGAAGACCTGCAACCAAGAACCTCTGAATTCAG ACTACAAAAACAACCTACTCAAGGAGAGAGGCATGGCCAAAGACTGCAATACGG ACTTTGATGGGAAGCTGTGGAAGTGA